In one Arthrobacter jinronghuae genomic region, the following are encoded:
- the ftsY gene encoding signal recognition particle-docking protein FtsY, whose translation MNETLSIVIYVLVAIAVVGFSATLLVRTRRTPKSMYPTRRDANDPVTGTGGGTDTLEAPPGETDVVVPDDLRDLEEAPAPQAPAIETPEPVQGRLARLRARLAKSNNALGKALLALLSRDTIDEDVWDEIEETLLLADLGTEPTMELVDALRQRVKVSGSQDPQEVHAMLREELIKLVDPTMDRSLAVTRHAETPAIVMVVGVNGVGKTTTVGKLARVLVAEDKDVLLGAADTFRAAAAEQLATWGQRVGVPTVRSEIDGADPASVAFEAVKAGIEGEVDVVLIDTAGRLQNKVGLMDELGKVKRVIEKQAAVDEVLLVLDATTGQNGLTQAKVFAEVVNISGIVLTKLDGTAKGGIVVAIQRTLGVPVKLVGLGEGADDLAPFEAESFVDALLS comes from the coding sequence GTGAATGAGACCCTTTCGATAGTGATCTATGTCCTTGTTGCGATCGCCGTTGTCGGCTTCTCCGCGACACTGCTGGTACGGACCCGGCGTACACCCAAGAGCATGTACCCCACCCGCCGGGACGCCAACGATCCGGTCACCGGAACCGGCGGCGGCACCGACACCCTGGAGGCACCGCCGGGGGAGACCGACGTCGTCGTCCCGGATGACCTGCGTGACCTCGAGGAAGCCCCTGCCCCGCAGGCGCCGGCCATCGAGACGCCCGAACCGGTGCAGGGCCGCCTGGCCCGGCTGCGGGCACGGCTGGCGAAATCCAACAACGCGCTGGGCAAGGCACTGCTGGCGCTGCTCTCCCGCGACACGATCGACGAAGACGTCTGGGATGAGATCGAGGAAACCCTCCTCCTCGCAGACCTGGGCACCGAACCCACCATGGAACTCGTGGACGCGCTGCGTCAGCGGGTCAAGGTCTCCGGCAGCCAGGACCCGCAGGAAGTCCACGCGATGCTGCGCGAGGAACTGATCAAGCTGGTGGATCCGACCATGGACCGCTCGCTGGCAGTCACCCGCCACGCCGAGACCCCCGCCATCGTTATGGTGGTGGGCGTCAACGGCGTCGGCAAGACCACCACCGTGGGCAAGCTGGCCCGCGTCCTCGTGGCCGAAGACAAGGACGTGCTGCTGGGTGCTGCCGACACGTTCCGTGCCGCCGCCGCCGAACAGCTGGCTACCTGGGGACAGCGCGTAGGCGTCCCCACAGTACGCTCCGAGATCGACGGCGCTGACCCCGCCTCCGTAGCTTTTGAAGCGGTCAAGGCCGGCATCGAAGGCGAAGTGGACGTGGTCCTGATCGACACCGCCGGGCGGCTGCAGAACAAGGTCGGCCTGATGGACGAGCTCGGCAAGGTCAAGCGCGTCATTGAAAAGCAGGCCGCGGTGGACGAGGTCCTGCTGGTCCTGGATGCCACCACCGGCCAGAACGGGCTGACCCAGGCGAAGGTCTTTGCCGAGGTAGTCAACATTTCCGGCATTGTCCTGACCAAGCTGGACGGCACCGCCAAGGGCGGCATCGTCGTCGCCATCCAGCGGACCCTGGGCGTACCGGTGAAGCTCGTGGGACTGGGCGAAGGCGCAGACGACCTGGCGCCGTTCGAGGCAGAGAGCTTCGTGGACGCACTGCTGAGCTAG